GCGCGCCCCTGCCCGCCGGCACGGCCGGCGAGATCGCCATCCGCGCCCCGAGCGTGATGCGCGAATATTTCGACGAGCCCGAGCTCACCGCCAAGACCCTGCGCGACGGCTGGCTGATGACCGGCGACATCGGTTATCTCGACGCCGACGGCTTCCTGTTCCATGTCGACCGCAAGAAGGACATGATCATCCGCGGCGGCCACAATATCGGCTCGCTGGAGGTCGAGGAGGCGCTGTTCGCGCATCCTGCGGTGGTCGAGGCCGCGGTGGTCGCGGTGCCGCATGCCAAGCTCGGCGAGGACATCCACGCCTTCGTCGTCGCCCGGCCCGGCCAGCCCGTCGATGCAGCCGCACTGCAGGCGTTCTGCCGCGACAAGCTCGCCGACTACAAGATCCCCCGACGTTTCACCTTCACCGACACGCTGCCGCGCGGCCCGATGGGCAAGGTTCTGAAAGCGGACCTGCGCCGGCAGGCGATCCAACCGATTCAAGGGAGCAGCGCGCCATGAAGCAGGCGGACTATCGCACCATCAAGATCACGCGGCGCGGCCGGGTGCTCACCCTGACGCTCGACCGCCCGGCCGCGCTCAATGCGGTGGACGCGGTGATGCACGAAGAGCTCGCACGGGTCTTCGCCGATGCCGGCAACGATCCGGATTCCGACATCGTCGTCCTGACCGGCGCCGATCGGGCCTTCTGCGCCGGCGGCGACATCGACTGGATGCAGGACGCCATCGACCGGCCGGAAAACTTCGAGACGACCGTCGCCGAGGCCAAGCGTATCGTCTTCTCGCTGCTCGACTGCGAGAAGCCGACGATCGCCCGCATCAACGGCCCGGCCGTCGGGCTGGGCGCGACGCTCGCCCTGTTCTGCGACATCGGCATTGCCGCCGACACCGCCTATCTCGCCGACCCGCACGTGTCGGTGGGCATGGTCGCCGGCGACGGCGGCGCGGTCATCTGGCCGCAGCTCATCGGCTTCGCCCGGGCCAAGGAGCTGCTGTTCACCGGCGATCGGATCGGCGCCCAGAGGGCCAGCGAGATCGGCCTGATCAACCGCGCGGTGCCGGCCGCCGAGCTCGACGGCGCGGTCGACGCCTTCGCCGACCGGCTGGCCGGCGGCGCGACCAAGGCGATCCGCTGGACCAAGGTCACCGTCAACATCGCCCTGAAGCAGCTCGCCCACAGCATGATGGATACCGGCCTTGCCTACGAGGCGCTGACCAATGCCGGCGCCGACCACCGCGAGCGCGTCCGCGCCTTCCGCGAGCGGGCCGCCGCGCCCCGGGCCGCATCATGACCACGCAGTCGGACCCCTTTGCCGGCAAGACGGCGCTGGTCACTGGCGCCGCGGGCGGCATCGGCCTCGCGATCGCCGCGCGGTTCGCCGCAGGCGGCGCGCGCGTCGTCGTCTGCGACCGGGACGAGGCGCGGCTGGGCGAAGCCGCCGGCTCGCTGCCGGCCCCGACGTTTCCGGTCGTCGGCGACATCGGCACGGAGGCGGGCGTCGACGATCTCGTCGCCCGGGCCGTCGCCGCGGCGGGCCCCATCGACATCCTCGTCAACAATGCCGGCATCGCCGAGCCGATCGTGCGCAGCATCGACCAGGACATCGGCGTCTGGCAGCGGGTGATGGACGTCAATCTGCGCGGCACGCTGCTGATGAGCCGCGCCATCGGCCGCCATCTTCTCGGACGCAAGGCGGACGGCGCGATCGTCAACATCGCCTCGATCGCCGGCCTCGTCGGCATACCCAGTTCCAACGGCTACGGCGTCTCCAAGGCGGCGATCGCCCATCTCACCCGCACCATGGCCTGCGAATGGGCGGGCCGCGGCATCCGGGTCAATTGTGTCGCGCCCGGCTATATCGAGGCGCCGATGGCCTTCGAAATGTTCGCCGACAGCAGGGTCGACCGGGGCAGCATCGAGGCGCGGGCGCCGATGCGCCGTCTCGGCCGGCCGGACGAGATTGCCGCGGCGGTCGCCTTCCTCGCCTCCTCCGCCGCCTCCTACATTACCGGCGTTGTCCTGCCCGTCGACGGCGGCTGGTGCGCCTATGGCGGGCCGTGACGGGCATGGCCGGAACGGCTCGCGAAGATCCGAGCCGCCTGAACGCTAGCGCGGCACCGCGCGCCGGCAATCGCTCGGCGACATGCCGTAGCGGCGGCGGAAGCGCTGGTTGAAATAGGACACCTCGCTGAAGCCGCAGGCGAGCGCGATCTCGCTGATCTTCAGCCGGTCGCCGGCCTCGCTCGACAGCATCCGCCAGGCCTGCCGAAGGCGCCGCTCCAAGAGGTGCTCGGTGAAGCTGAGCCCGGTCTCCTGCAGAAGGTCCTGGATGTAGCGCGTCGACAGGCCGACCCGGCGCGCGACGAGATCGGCCGAAAAGCCCGGATGGCCGAAGCCGCGGTCGATCTCGGCCATGATGTCGCTGATCCGGGCGGCCCTGAGGCCACGCGTCGCGGCAAGCCGGGCGGCATCGCCGCGGGCGCCCAGAACCAGCGCGGTGAGGTCGACCAGCGTCCGGCCGATATGGGCGTCGAGCTCGGCGTCGGGCGGGCCGGCCGGCAGCGCCAGAACGTTTTCGATCGTGCGGCGCAGATGCCCGACGGCCGGGCGAAGCGAATCGATCGGCCGCGCGACGAGGTCCTCCGGCGCGCCGACCAGTGTCGCGAGGCGATCCCGTGCGATGGTCAGCGTCGTCCAGGCGAAGGCCACGTCGGAATGCATGTCGGCCGGCAGGCCATTGGCGCCGAGAAAGACGCCGCCCTGGTCGAGTTGAGCCTCGCGCCCCGCCTGGTGGACCTGGAGCCAACCGGCGCCACGATGGAAGACGAGGCAGAGATCGTCGTCCGGCCCCCGCGAAATGGCACTCTGCGAACGTTTCACCCGCCCGAACGAGCCGGCAAAGTGAGTGACCTGGATGCCCTCGACGACGGCCGAATGCAGCAGGGCGGAGAACGGCCGGTCCTCGAACCGGGCAATGTCGACGCAACAGGTCTGAGCTTCCAGCGCCTCGTACCAGAGGGCAAATCGGCCGGCGTCGTCGAGTGACGGGCCGAGATCGTCGGAGTGGAAGCGTTCCTGTTGCATGGCGCCCCGAATGGCTTGGCGGCCGTCACGCTACCAAGTGTTGTACAGTCGCGCCACTGCACGTTCCGCAACGGCGATCCTGCGGCTGAGTCCGTTAACGTCTTCAAACTGTTGCGGCAAAGCAACAGAACGCGGCCCTCTAACGCCAGCGCGCTGCAGCACAAATCGGGTGCGTCCGAGAACAAGACCCGGGCCACAACCTTCAGCATGGTGATCGCAGGACCAATGCGTGTGCCGCGGGACGACTGACGACGTTCCGGCGCGCCGACGCGCGCAGACGGTTCATCGCACCGCGCCGCCGGCAATGGCGGCACGAGGATCAGTCTTCCTTCCGGGGAACATGTGGGAACGTTGACATGAAGAAGCTTCTACTCGGGTCGGTTTGTGGTTTGGGGCTCGCGGCAGGCCCGGCGCTTGCGGCCGACCTCGGCGTGCCCGTGCGGGCTGCGCCGGTGGCGGTCGTCGTTCCGGGCTTCTCCTGGACCGGCTTCTATGTCGGTGCCAATGCCGGCTATGGCGGCGGCAAGTTCGACTATCCGTTCAACGCCTTCCAGCGGCAGCTGCAGGCCGAGGCGCCGGCGATCGAAAGCCGGCTCGACGGTAGGCTCGGCCTGACCTCCGGCGGCTTCATCCTCGGCGGCCAGCTCGGCTATCTCTACCAGTTCGACAACCGGCTGGTGGCCGGCGTCGAGGCCGACTTCCAGTGGTCCGGCATCGAAGGCCGCCTGTCGGGCACCGGCACGCTGACCGGCACCGGCACGCTGCCGGGCACCTTCAGCCTCGATGCCGGCTCGCAGGTCCGCTGGTTCGGCACGCTGCGCGCCCGCCTCGGCTATGCCTGGGACCGCGCCCTCCTCTACGCCACCGGCGGTCTCGCCTACGGGCAGGTCAGGACCCATGCCGATATCAGCGCCGCCAATGGCGGCACGCCGATCCCGGGCCTGACCGGCGCCGTTGCCACCAGCCACACGCGCTGGGGCTGGACGGTCGGCGCGGGCCTCGAATATGCACTGACCCAGAACTGGTCGTTCAAGACCGAATATCTCTATGTCGACCTCGGCACGTCGAACGTGCTGTCGAGCACGGTGGACGATCCCGGCAACGGCTTCTCGGCCGGCGCGAGCATGAAGGTCACGACCCGGTTCCACACCGTGCGGGCCGGCATCAACTATCGCTTTTGAGCGCAGGCGAGCGCTTCCTGGCCGCGCTTCGGCGCGGCCTTTTTTTTGAGCGAATGGCGCGTGGCGAATAGCGGCCAGGGAGCGCAGATGCGACGGACGTTGCGCGCATCCCCATTCGCCATTCGCCGCTCGCCATTCGCTCCAGTGGGTCGGCCGGCACCCGTTTCAGGACGCCCGGAGGCCGGCCGACACCAAGGGAACGCTGCCGCCCAGGCGGGCACTCCTGTGAGATGGCGGAGCGTTCATGCGCCCCGGCGGCGCCTGGCCGCCGGGAACCCGACAGGTCACGTCCGCAGGATCAGAAGTTGCGCTGGACGCGGATGGTGGCGGTCCAGATGCCGTCCTGGCCCTTGAACGTATTGCTCGGCGTGATCACCGCCGGCAGGCCGTTCTGCTGGCGCGCCGTCTCGTTGTGGTAGATGACCTCGACGCCGAGATCGAGGTTGCGCACCGGCGACCAGATCGTGTTGACGCCGACGTTCCAGTATTTGACGTCCCAGAGGCTGCTGAGCGCCGGCTGGTCGATGCTCGTATAGGCGCCGAACACCGACGAGCGCAGGGCCGGGGTCCAGAAGTGGCGGAAGCCGGCGGCGAGCGACCAGGCCTTGGTGGTCTGGATGGCGCCGCCGATGACCGCCGCATCGCGCAGCTGGGTGTTGAGCGAGTTCGTCGCGGCGAGATTCGCCGCGCCCGAAATGGTCTGGCGGTCGCCACCCTGGTTGGCGGTGCCGAAGGCGTAGTCGAGAGCGCCGTCGGCATAGACGCCCTGGAGCCAGAGCACGTCACCGCGGGCCAGCATGTCGAGGTTGAGACGCAGGCCCGCACCGACGGCCCAGCCCATCTTGTCGCCGGCCTTGGCGGTCGGGACATTGACGGCGCCGGCATAACCGAAGTCGCGCAGCTGGTGCAGAGCACCCATCACCTGCACCGAGCCCCAGCCCTGATCGACGCGGAGGTTCGCGACGATGTCCGGGATCTGCTGGCCGGCATAGGTCATGCCGCCGGCGCCCGACAGCGGACGCTGCAGCGAGGACGACATGATCGTGCCGGCCGGCGTGACCGTGCCGTACCAGCTGTCGCCGTTGCCGAAGCGGCGGTACATGGAATCTTCGAGCGAGACGGTCGCCGAGAAGCCCGAGCCGAAAGCCGCGGTATAGGCGAGGACGGTGGTCGAGCGCGCGGTCGCGGCATAGTTGCCGGAGAGCTGGACGTCGCCCTGGTAGAAGTTGAAGAACGAAGCCGAGAAGCCCGCCGTGATGCCGGCAAACTGGATGAAGGCACGCTCGACGCTGATCACCGAGGCTCGCGGCGACTGGCCGGCACCCGAGGTGACGAGGCCCTGCGAGGAGAACGAGCCGTTCCAGGCACCGCGCACGGCGGAGAACTGACCGAAGGCGCGGAGCAGGCCGTATTCGGTGTTGGAGCGGGCGTCGAGGTTCAGCGTCAGACGGGCCGAAGTCGAATAATAGCCGTCATAGAGCGTCGCGCCGAGGATCTGGGTGCCGGGGATGCTGGCATTGTTGTTGGTGCGGTTGCCCGGCGTCGTGTTCAGATAGTAGTCGGCGCGGACGAAGCCGCCGATGCGCAGGCAGGTGTCGGTGCCCGGGATGAAAAAGAAGCCGGCACCATAGGTGTCGCAGACGCGGACATATTCGGCCGGAGCCGCCTTGCCCGGCAGATCGGC
This window of the bacterium YEK0313 genome carries:
- the echA8_15 gene encoding putative enoyl-CoA hydratase echA8 yields the protein MKQADYRTIKITRRGRVLTLTLDRPAALNAVDAVMHEELARVFADAGNDPDSDIVVLTGADRAFCAGGDIDWMQDAIDRPENFETTVAEAKRIVFSLLDCEKPTIARINGPAVGLGATLALFCDIGIAADTAYLADPHVSVGMVAGDGGAVIWPQLIGFARAKELLFTGDRIGAQRASEIGLINRAVPAAELDGAVDAFADRLAGGATKAIRWTKVTVNIALKQLAHSMMDTGLAYEALTNAGADHRERVRAFRERAAAPRAAS
- a CDS encoding Glucose 1-dehydrogenase, with translation MTTQSDPFAGKTALVTGAAGGIGLAIAARFAAGGARVVVCDRDEARLGEAAGSLPAPTFPVVGDIGTEAGVDDLVARAVAAAGPIDILVNNAGIAEPIVRSIDQDIGVWQRVMDVNLRGTLLMSRAIGRHLLGRKADGAIVNIASIAGLVGIPSSNGYGVSKAAIAHLTRTMACEWAGRGIRVNCVAPGYIEAPMAFEMFADSRVDRGSIEARAPMRRLGRPDEIAAAVAFLASSAASYITGVVLPVDGGWCAYGGP
- the feaR_4 gene encoding Transcriptional activator FeaR, which translates into the protein MQQERFHSDDLGPSLDDAGRFALWYEALEAQTCCVDIARFEDRPFSALLHSAVVEGIQVTHFAGSFGRVKRSQSAISRGPDDDLCLVFHRGAGWLQVHQAGREAQLDQGGVFLGANGLPADMHSDVAFAWTTLTIARDRLATLVGAPEDLVARPIDSLRPAVGHLRRTIENVLALPAGPPDAELDAHIGRTLVDLTALVLGARGDAARLAATRGLRAARISDIMAEIDRGFGHPGFSADLVARRVGLSTRYIQDLLQETGLSFTEHLLERRLRQAWRMLSSEAGDRLKISEIALACGFSEVSYFNQRFRRRYGMSPSDCRRAVPR
- the omp2b_5 gene encoding Porin omp2b precursor, with protein sequence MNSMKRILLGGAAALMSVGGAAAADLPGKAAPAEYVRVCDTYGAGFFFIPGTDTCLRIGGFVRADYYLNTTPGNRTNNNASIPGTQILGATLYDGYYSTSARLTLNLDARSNTEYGLLRAFGQFSAVRGAWNGSFSSQGLVTSGAGQSPRASVISVERAFIQFAGITAGFSASFFNFYQGDVQLSGNYAATARSTTVLAYTAAFGSGFSATVSLEDSMYRRFGNGDSWYGTVTPAGTIMSSSLQRPLSGAGGMTYAGQQIPDIVANLRVDQGWGSVQVMGALHQLRDFGYAGAVNVPTAKAGDKMGWAVGAGLRLNLDMLARGDVLWLQGVYADGALDYAFGTANQGGDRQTISGAANLAATNSLNTQLRDAAVIGGAIQTTKAWSLAAGFRHFWTPALRSSVFGAYTSIDQPALSSLWDVKYWNVGVNTIWSPVRNLDLGVEVIYHNETARQQNGLPAVITPSNTFKGQDGIWTATIRVQRNF